One Leucoraja erinacea ecotype New England chromosome 5, Leri_hhj_1, whole genome shotgun sequence DNA segment encodes these proteins:
- the LOC129697417 gene encoding uncharacterized protein LOC129697417 isoform X3 has protein sequence MESLKALQTLAASENPSLQQSAALYYLHISEELKSELPEEYLEPYHNLLQSSDLEVQRKTSLSLVNLLVEGNVNKETVVQIGLLEPILELLGSGDATVQCNSCASIASLATSAFNREVIASEGGINPLLVLAKSYDPRVQQNAVGAILNLSRSEKIQHLLCKEKALPVLILHLQSPDSEVQYYSCAALSNIATNPHHHQSMLQIGDGILLKMLLSLMSSSVEKVCCQACYCLRNLSLNKNIQADIVTMNCLAQLHDLLKFPSVNVNEAALTLLRTLADNHSNMDAIMSENILNTLGKLLLVHKTNPGISYLGATIIHKLARSETQQAFIDSRCAAALLQALRYFSVNTETLVHVTACIAELTKQEPIRTLIIQELDVNTVAHLLILTAQSENNDLSFQAACIICHLGVHEMFTLLLRPHTKEIVDYILHFLQHQEIRFQHLGLLTLRNLNKDPYFVAVFDETELTVQLRRVCQQTSETQELLQAVLFHNNEEQQKHQKTNENT, from the exons TGAAGAGTGAGTTGCCTGAAGAATACCTGGAGCCATATCATAATTTGTTACAGTCCAGTGATTTGGAAGTGCAAAGAAAGACATCTCTCTCTCTGGTCAACCTCTTGGTGGAGGGTAATG TGAACAAAGAGACAGTGGTGCAGATTGGGCTGTTGGAACCTATACTGGAACTGCTTGGTTCTGGAGATGCCACTGTACAGTGCAACTCTTGTGCAAGCATCGCATCTTTGGCCACCTCAG CATTCAACAGGGAAGTTATTGCCTCTGAAGGGGGAATTAATCCTCTGCTGGTTCTTGCAAAGTCATATGATCCTCGAGTGCAACAGAATGCAGTGGGCGCCATCCTCAACCTTTCAAGATCAG AAAAGATTCAACATTTGCTCTGCAAAGAAAAGGCTCTCCCTGTCTTGATCCTTCATTTACAATCTCCTGACTCAGAGGTCCAG TATTACAGTTGTGCTGCATTGAGCAACATAGCAACCAACCCACATCACCATCAATCCATGCTTCAAATAGGGGATGGCATTCTTCTCAAGATGCTACTGTCTCTCATGTCTTCCTCAGTGGAAAAG GTTTGCTGTCAAGCATGCTACTGCCTCAGGAACTTGTCTCTAAATA AAAACATTCAAGCGGACATTGTGACTATGAACTGCTTGGCTCAACTGCATGATTTGCTGAAATTCCCCAGTGTCAATGTAAATGAAGCAGCCCTGACCTTACTCAGAACTCTGGCAGACAACCACTCCAACATG GATGCTATTATGTCAGAAAATATCTTGAACACCTTAGGAAAGCTACTGCTAGTTCACAAAACAAATCCTGGAATCAGTTATCTTGGTGCTACCATCATCCATAAATTAGCCAgaagtgaaactcagcag GCTTTTATTGACAGTCGATGTGCTGCAGCTCTGCTCCAGGCCCTCAGGTACTTTAGTGTCAACACTGagaccttggtgcatgtgacagctTGCATTGCTGAGCTCACAAAGCAAG aaCCAATAAGAACACTAATAATACAAGAATTAGATGTGAACACAGTAGCTCATCTACTAATTCTCACGGCTCAGTCTGAAAATAATGATCTCTCCTTCCAAGCAGCATGTATAATCTGCCACCTTGGAGTACATG AAATGTTTACCTTGTTGTTGAGACCACATACGAAGGAGATTGTTGATTACATCTTACATTTCCTCCAACATCAAGAAATTAGATTTCAACATCTGGGCCTTTTAACTTTACGGAATCTAAATAAAG ATCCTTATTTTGTAGCAGTGTTTGATGAAACTGAACTGACGGTGCAACTGAGAAGGGTTTGTCAGCAAACGTCTGAAACACAAGAACTGCTCCAAGCGGTTTTATTCCACAACAACGAGGAACAGCAAAAACATCAAAAAACCAACGAGAATACTTGA